One Leucobacter muris DNA segment encodes these proteins:
- the rapZ gene encoding RNase adapter RapZ produces the protein MNEQVSGQEILIVTGMSGAGRSTVANTLEDLGWYVVDNLPLSMLKTLADMADRSGGALPRIVAVVDVRGRDLFAEIQDVIDELRETATVRVVFLDATDEILVRRYESVRRPHPLQGEAGSLLEGIRLERERLQELRASSDVVIDTSRYNVHDLSTATRDLFSDDNTPGLQLSVLSFGFKYGAPTDVDLMVDMRFLPNPFWIPELRPLTGVDPEVKDYVLSRDGAEEFLDHYIAALTPVLAGFQRENKRHASLAVGCTGGKHRSVATARELADRLAGLPGVSVSLRHRDLGRE, from the coding sequence GTGAACGAGCAGGTATCCGGGCAGGAAATCCTCATCGTCACGGGCATGTCGGGCGCCGGCCGCAGCACGGTCGCCAACACGCTCGAAGACCTGGGCTGGTACGTCGTCGACAACCTGCCCCTCTCGATGCTCAAGACGCTCGCCGACATGGCCGACCGGTCCGGGGGAGCGCTGCCCCGCATCGTGGCCGTGGTCGACGTGCGCGGCCGAGACCTCTTCGCCGAGATCCAAGACGTGATCGACGAGCTGCGCGAGACCGCGACGGTGCGTGTCGTCTTCCTCGACGCCACCGACGAGATCCTCGTTCGCCGCTACGAGTCGGTGCGGCGCCCGCACCCGCTGCAGGGCGAGGCGGGCAGTCTGCTCGAGGGCATCCGCCTCGAGCGCGAGCGCCTGCAGGAGCTGCGGGCCTCGAGCGACGTGGTGATCGACACCTCGCGGTACAACGTGCACGACCTGTCGACCGCCACGCGCGATCTGTTCTCCGACGACAACACGCCCGGCCTGCAGCTCTCCGTGCTCAGCTTCGGCTTCAAGTACGGCGCGCCCACCGACGTCGACCTGATGGTCGACATGCGCTTCCTGCCCAACCCGTTCTGGATCCCCGAACTCCGGCCCCTCACGGGCGTCGACCCCGAGGTCAAGGACTACGTGCTGAGCCGCGACGGCGCCGAGGAGTTCCTCGACCACTACATCGCCGCTCTCACCCCCGTCCTCGCCGGTTTCCAGCGGGAGAACAAGCGGCACGCCTCACTCGCGGTAGGGTGTACCGGCGGCAAGCACCGCTCGGTCGCGACCGCCCGCGAGCTCGCCGACCGCCTCGCCGGCCTGCCGGGTGTGAGCGTCAGCCTGCGCCATCGCGACCTCGGCCGCGAATAG
- the whiA gene encoding DNA-binding protein WhiA — protein sequence MLSTPEVKSELVRFPVQRTGERVAEVATILRLAGGLHTISGRIALEAELHTPQIVQRVRKDLAELYGVRSEAKQLPPSSTRPGAPQFLVRVLDGETLARQLGLLDQRRRQIRGLPNRLTTGAQAELAAIWRGAFLARGGITAPGRSASLEIVCPTSEVTMALVGAASRIGIEAKSREIRGQNKVLIRDSQAIGEMLGAMGAQQARSSWDELRRARETRATANRLVNFDDANLRRSAQASVAACARIERALEILGDDVPKHLNYAGQLRLAHREASLDDLGARADPPLTKDAIAGRIRRLLAMADKEAEARGIPGTEASLPEELDSM from the coding sequence GTGCTGTCTACTCCCGAGGTGAAGAGCGAACTCGTACGGTTCCCGGTGCAGCGCACCGGTGAGCGCGTCGCCGAGGTCGCCACGATTCTGCGTCTCGCGGGCGGACTCCACACGATCTCGGGTCGCATCGCCCTCGAGGCCGAGCTGCACACGCCGCAGATCGTGCAGCGCGTGCGCAAAGACCTCGCCGAGCTCTACGGGGTGCGCTCCGAGGCCAAGCAGCTGCCGCCGTCGAGCACGCGGCCCGGCGCCCCCCAGTTCCTCGTGCGCGTGCTCGACGGCGAGACGCTGGCGCGTCAGCTCGGCCTGCTCGATCAGCGCCGCCGCCAGATCCGCGGCCTCCCGAACCGTCTCACCACCGGCGCCCAGGCCGAGCTCGCCGCGATCTGGCGCGGCGCCTTCCTCGCCCGCGGCGGCATCACCGCTCCGGGCCGCTCCGCGTCGCTCGAGATCGTCTGCCCCACCAGCGAGGTCACGATGGCGCTCGTCGGCGCGGCGAGCCGCATCGGCATCGAGGCGAAGAGCCGCGAGATCCGGGGCCAGAACAAGGTGCTGATCCGCGACAGCCAGGCGATCGGCGAGATGCTCGGCGCGATGGGCGCGCAGCAGGCCCGCTCCAGCTGGGACGAGCTGCGCCGCGCCCGCGAGACCCGCGCGACCGCGAACCGGCTCGTCAACTTCGACGACGCCAACCTGCGGCGCTCGGCGCAGGCGTCGGTCGCCGCGTGCGCTCGCATCGAGCGCGCACTCGAGATCCTCGGCGACGACGTGCCCAAGCACCTGAATTACGCCGGCCAGCTGCGTCTCGCGCATCGCGAGGCGAGCCTCGACGACCTCGGCGCCCGCGCCGATCCGCCGCTCACCAAGGACGCGATCGCGGGCCGCATCCGGCGTCTGCTCGCGATGGCCGACAAGGAGGCGGAGGCCCGAGGCATCCCGGGCACCGAGGCGAGCCTGCCCGAAGAACTCGATTCGATGTAA